In one window of Episyrphus balteatus chromosome 3, idEpiBalt1.1, whole genome shotgun sequence DNA:
- the LOC129914452 gene encoding uncharacterized protein LOC129914452 isoform X1, which yields MNTKQAAKFDGIDDLRTNVKFLELIKKYECLWKHDSPNYRKKSVKHKAWKEIAKVCKNSVLRCRKRWRYIRQTYSHYTRSNLPEYYLSPYVDFVKPYIKLPPCQNQNEPDSLETPIEMEKVDTETNLELQFLELIEGTGEKDNSTKKDETIIHVQDVIAVSSSTDSKRKRDTDDKNDPQSAAKLSKKDSEQMCVKTNWMFLESTLTFVDEMSKKQILRFRRKAMMLLNDILLNEKNQ from the exons ATGAACACGAAACAAGCTGCTAAATTTGATGGAATTGACGATTTGAGAACAAATGTAAAGTTCCTTGAATTGATCAAGAAATATGAGTGTTTGTGGAAGCACGATTCACCGAATTACAGAAAGAAATCAGTAAAACACAAAGCATGGAAAGAAATAGCAAAAGTTTGCAAAAACTCAG taCTTAGATGCCGTAAACGTTGGAGATACATTCGACAAACGTACTCACACTATACCAGATCAAATTTGCCTGAATACTATTTGTCACCTTATGTTGATTTTGTAAAACCATATATTAAATTACCTCCATGTCAAAATCAAAATGAACCGGATAGCTTGGAAACTCCAATAGAAATGGAAAAAGTTGATACAGAAACTAATTTGGAACTGCAATTTTTGGAACTTATTGAAGGAACAGGCGAAAAAGATAACAGTACTAAAAAAGATGAAACTATAATTCACGTACAAGATGTAATCGCAGTTTCAAGTTCAACCGATAGTAAACGTAAGAGAGACACCGATGATAAAAATGATCCACAATCGGCGGCCAAACTTTCAAAGAAGGATTCTGAGCAAATGTGCGTTAAAACCAATTGGATGTTTTTGGAAAGCACTCTAACATTTGTAGATGAAATGAGTAAAAAACAAATCCTCCGATTTAGACGAAAAGCAATGATGCTTCTTAATGATATCTTActaaacgaaaaaaatcaataa
- the LOC129914453 gene encoding uncharacterized protein LOC129914453, which translates to MLFMEKNSRKNNLDLIRLVKSHECLWNCKNLEYFNKSEVENAWKEISEALDESTLKIQQRWKTIRGMYSNNLLPTKRKNKYKAYYLSSYLGFLRPFIKNCCKSKHCEGIRNGRKSVDHKKQNSKNDGNAIILIESSDEDDSMLCRTKVERLEADKRMKIMPKEINKNEIFLESLLPFVDEMTKDQILRFRLKVLKLVDNILNTE; encoded by the exons atgttatttatggagaaaaattcaagaaaaaacaacttagATTTGATAAGATTAGTGAAAAGCCATGAATGTCTGTGGAATTGTAAGAACCTAGAGTATTTTAACAAAAGCGAAGTGGAGAATGCGTGGAAAGAAATTTCAGAAGCCTTAGATGAATCAA caTTGAAAATTCAACAGCGATGGAAAACAATCCGAGGGATGTATTCAAACAATTTACTTCCAAccaaaaggaaaaataaatacaaggcTTATTATTTGTCTTCGTATCTTGGATTTCTTCGCccttttatcaaaaattgttGTAAAAGTAAGCATTGTGAAGGAATACGAAATGGAAGAAAGTCAGTTGATCATAAAAagcaaaactcaaaaaatgacgGAAATGCGATCATACTGATAGAAAGTTCTGACGAAGATGATTCCATGCTTTGTAGAACAAAAGTAGAAAGACTAGAGGCCGACAAACGCATGAAGATTATGCcgaaagaaattaataaaaatgagatatttttagaaagCTTGCTTCCATTTGTCGATGAAATGACTAAAGATCAAATTCTTCGATTTAGActtaaagttttgaaattggtcgataatattttaaatacagagtga